The Streptomyces sp. NBC_00162 genome window below encodes:
- a CDS encoding NAD-glutamate dehydrogenase, which yields MQTKLDEAKAELLARAARVAENSPAGGLLPTGSEQGERPDQDTVLAYLQRYYLHTAPEDLLDRDPVDVFGAALSHYRLAEKRPQGTANVRVNTPTVEENGWTSSHSVVEVVTDDMPFLVDSVTNELSRQGRGIHVVIHPQVVVRRDVTGKLIEILGPDCDAHGPKTARPHDSLVESWIHVEIDRETDRADLKQITGDLLRVLSDVRESVEDWEKMRDAALRIADGLPDEPTAPDLREYELEEARELLRWLADDHFTFLGYREYNLVDGDALSAIPGTGLGILRSDPHHSGKDDGHPVSPSFNRLPADARAKAREHRLLVLTKANSRSTVHRPSYLDYVGVKKFDAEGNVVGERRFLGLFSSAAYTESVRRVPVIRRKVSEVLEAAGFAPSSHDGRDLTQILETYPRDELFQTPVDKLREIVTSVLYLQERRRLRLYLRQDEYGRYYSALVYLPRDRFTTGVRLRLMDILKEELDGISVDFTAWNTESILSRIHFVVRVPQGKDLPVLTDTDVERIEGRLVEAARSWADGFSEALVAELGEERAAELLRKYGTSFPEGYKADHSPRAAVADLCHLERLSASDRPFALSLYEPVGAGPGERRFKIYRTGEQVSLSAVLPVLQRLGVEVTDERPYELRRSDRVSAWIYDFGLRMPAVGANGDAYLGDDARERFQEAFTAVWTGQAENDNFNTLVLSAGLDWRQAVVLRAYAKYLRQAGSTFSQDYMEDTLRNNVHTTRLLVSLFEARLSPSRQAAGSELVDAMLEELDGALDQVASLDEDRILRAFLTLIKATLRTNFFQEAKGFEWHDYVSMKFDPQAIPDLPAPRPAYEIWVYSPRVEGVHLRFGKVARGGLRWSDRREDFRTEILGLVKAQMVKNTVIVPVGAKGGFVAKQLPDPSVDRDAWLAEGIACYRTFISALLDITDNLVAGEVVPPEDVVRHDEDDAYLVVAADKGTATFSDIANEVALKYNFWLGDAFASGGSAGYDHKGMGITARGAWESVKRHFRELGHDSQTEDFTVVGVGDMSGDVFGNGMLLSEHIRLVAAFDHRHIFLDPNPDAATSYAERRRLFELPRSSWADYDTSLISAGGGIHPRSAKAVPVTAQVREALGIEAGVTKMTPAELMQAILRAPVDLVWNGGIGTYVKATSETHADVGDKANDAIRVNGSDVRAKVIGEGGNLGLTQLGRIEFARTGADGQGGKINTDAIDNSAGVDTSDHEVNIKILLNAVVVDGDMTVKQRNKLLAEMTDEVGSLVLRNNYAQNTALANGAAQAPSLLHAQQRFMRRLEREGLLNRELEFLPTDRQIRELLSNGRGLTQPELAVLFAYTKITVAAELIHTELPDDPYLRRLLFAYFPAALREKFPEQVDGHALRREITTTLLVNDTVNTGGSTFLHRLREETGASTEEIVRAQLAAREIFGLAEVWDDVEALDNKVAASVQTRIRLHSRRLVERGTRWLLNNRPQPLQITETIDFFAERVAHVWAELPKLVRGADLEWYQSIMDELIGEGVPEELAAKVAGFSSAFPTLDVVAIADRTGVAPLDVAEVYYDLADRLDITQLMDRIIELPRSDRWQSMARASIREDLFAAHGALTADVLSVGNGSSTPEERFKAWEEKNAAIIGRARTTLDEIRGSDDFDLANLSVAMRTMRSLLRAHT from the coding sequence ATGCAGACCAAGCTGGACGAAGCAAAGGCCGAGCTGCTCGCGCGGGCGGCCCGGGTAGCTGAGAACAGCCCGGCCGGGGGGCTACTTCCGACTGGGTCCGAGCAGGGGGAGCGTCCAGATCAGGACACGGTGCTCGCCTACCTCCAGCGCTACTACCTGCACACCGCCCCCGAGGACCTGTTGGACCGGGACCCGGTCGACGTGTTCGGGGCAGCGCTCTCGCACTACCGGCTCGCGGAGAAGCGGCCGCAGGGCACCGCGAACGTGCGCGTGAACACGCCGACCGTCGAGGAGAACGGCTGGACCTCCAGCCACTCCGTCGTCGAGGTCGTCACCGACGACATGCCCTTCCTCGTGGACTCCGTCACCAACGAGCTGTCCCGCCAGGGCCGCGGCATCCACGTCGTGATCCACCCGCAGGTCGTCGTCCGCCGTGACGTCACCGGCAAGCTGATCGAGATCCTCGGCCCCGACTGCGACGCGCACGGCCCCAAGACCGCGCGCCCCCACGACTCCCTCGTCGAGTCCTGGATCCACGTCGAGATCGACCGCGAGACCGACCGGGCCGACCTCAAGCAGATCACCGGCGACCTGCTGCGCGTCCTGTCCGACGTACGCGAGTCCGTCGAGGACTGGGAGAAGATGCGCGACGCGGCGCTGCGCATCGCCGACGGCCTGCCCGACGAGCCCACCGCCCCGGACCTGCGCGAGTACGAGCTCGAAGAGGCCCGCGAGCTGCTGCGCTGGCTCGCCGACGACCACTTCACCTTCCTCGGCTACCGCGAGTACAACCTCGTCGACGGTGACGCCCTCTCGGCCATCCCCGGCACCGGCCTCGGCATCCTGCGCTCCGACCCGCACCACAGCGGCAAGGACGACGGCCACCCCGTCTCGCCGTCCTTCAACCGGCTGCCCGCCGACGCCCGCGCCAAGGCCCGCGAGCACCGTCTGCTGGTGCTGACCAAGGCCAACAGCCGCTCCACCGTGCACCGTCCCTCGTACCTCGACTACGTGGGCGTCAAGAAGTTCGACGCCGAGGGCAACGTCGTCGGCGAGCGCCGCTTCCTCGGCCTGTTCTCCTCCGCCGCGTACACCGAGTCCGTGCGCCGCGTCCCGGTGATCCGCCGCAAGGTCTCCGAGGTCCTCGAAGCCGCCGGCTTCGCGCCGTCCAGCCACGACGGCCGCGACCTGACGCAGATCCTCGAGACCTACCCGCGCGACGAGCTGTTCCAGACCCCGGTCGACAAGCTCCGCGAGATCGTCACCTCCGTCCTGTACCTCCAGGAGCGCCGCCGGCTGCGGCTGTACCTGCGCCAGGACGAGTACGGGCGCTACTACTCCGCGCTGGTCTACCTGCCGCGCGACCGCTTCACCACCGGCGTGCGGCTGCGCCTGATGGACATCCTCAAGGAGGAGCTCGACGGCATCAGCGTCGACTTCACCGCCTGGAACACCGAGTCGATCCTCTCCCGCATCCACTTCGTCGTCCGCGTCCCGCAGGGCAAGGACCTGCCGGTCCTCACCGACACCGACGTCGAGCGCATCGAGGGCCGCCTCGTCGAGGCCGCCCGCTCCTGGGCCGACGGCTTCTCCGAGGCCCTGGTCGCCGAACTCGGCGAGGAGCGCGCCGCCGAGCTGCTGCGCAAGTACGGCACGTCCTTCCCCGAGGGCTACAAGGCCGACCACTCGCCGCGCGCGGCCGTCGCCGACCTCTGCCACCTGGAGCGGCTCTCCGCCAGCGACCGCCCGTTCGCGCTCTCGCTGTACGAGCCCGTCGGCGCGGGCCCCGGCGAGCGCCGGTTCAAGATCTACCGCACCGGTGAGCAGGTCTCGCTCTCCGCGGTCCTGCCCGTGCTCCAGCGCCTGGGCGTCGAGGTCACCGACGAGCGCCCGTACGAACTGCGCCGCTCCGACCGGGTCAGCGCCTGGATCTACGACTTCGGCCTGCGGATGCCGGCCGTCGGCGCGAACGGCGACGCGTACCTCGGGGACGACGCCCGCGAGCGCTTCCAGGAGGCCTTCACGGCCGTCTGGACCGGCCAGGCGGAGAACGACAACTTCAACACCCTGGTGCTGAGCGCCGGGCTGGACTGGCGGCAGGCCGTCGTCCTGCGCGCGTACGCCAAGTACCTGCGCCAGGCGGGCTCCACCTTCAGCCAGGACTACATGGAGGACACCCTCCGCAACAACGTCCACACCACCCGGCTGCTGGTCTCCCTCTTCGAGGCGCGGCTGTCTCCCAGCCGCCAGGCCGCCGGCAGCGAGCTCGTGGACGCCATGCTGGAGGAGCTGGACGGGGCCCTGGACCAGGTCGCCTCGCTCGACGAGGACCGGATCCTGCGGGCCTTCCTCACCCTCATCAAGGCCACCCTTCGCACCAACTTCTTCCAGGAGGCGAAGGGCTTCGAGTGGCACGACTACGTGTCGATGAAGTTCGACCCGCAGGCCATCCCCGACCTGCCGGCGCCCCGCCCGGCGTACGAGATCTGGGTGTACTCGCCGCGGGTCGAGGGCGTGCACCTGCGCTTCGGCAAGGTCGCGCGCGGCGGCCTGCGCTGGTCCGACCGGCGTGAGGACTTCCGTACGGAGATCCTCGGCCTGGTCAAGGCGCAGATGGTCAAGAACACCGTGATCGTGCCGGTCGGCGCCAAGGGCGGCTTCGTCGCCAAGCAGCTCCCGGACCCCTCCGTGGACCGTGACGCCTGGCTCGCCGAGGGCATCGCCTGCTACCGCACCTTCATCTCGGCGCTGCTCGACATCACCGACAACCTGGTCGCGGGCGAGGTCGTGCCGCCGGAGGACGTGGTGCGCCACGACGAGGACGACGCGTACCTCGTCGTCGCCGCCGACAAGGGCACCGCGACGTTCTCCGACATCGCCAACGAGGTCGCCCTCAAGTACAACTTCTGGCTCGGTGACGCCTTCGCCTCGGGCGGCTCGGCCGGTTACGACCACAAGGGCATGGGCATCACCGCCCGCGGCGCGTGGGAGTCCGTCAAGCGGCACTTCCGCGAGCTCGGCCACGACAGCCAGACCGAGGACTTCACCGTCGTCGGCGTCGGCGACATGTCCGGCGACGTCTTCGGCAACGGCATGCTGCTCTCCGAGCACATCCGCCTGGTCGCGGCCTTCGACCACCGGCACATCTTCCTCGACCCGAACCCGGACGCGGCCACCTCGTACGCCGAGCGCCGGCGCCTGTTCGAGCTGCCGCGCTCCTCGTGGGCCGACTACGACACCTCGCTGATCTCGGCGGGCGGTGGCATCCACCCGCGTTCCGCGAAGGCCGTCCCGGTCACCGCGCAGGTCCGCGAGGCCCTGGGCATCGAGGCGGGCGTCACCAAGATGACCCCGGCCGAGCTGATGCAGGCGATCCTCAGGGCCCCCGTGGACCTGGTGTGGAACGGCGGCATCGGTACCTACGTCAAGGCCACGTCCGAGACGCACGCGGACGTCGGCGACAAGGCCAACGACGCCATCCGCGTCAACGGATCCGACGTACGGGCCAAGGTCATCGGCGAGGGCGGCAACCTGGGTCTGACCCAGCTCGGCCGCATCGAGTTCGCCCGGACCGGCGCGGACGGCCAGGGCGGCAAGATCAACACCGACGCCATCGACAACAGCGCCGGCGTGGACACCTCCGACCACGAGGTGAACATCAAGATCCTGCTCAACGCGGTCGTCGTGGACGGCGACATGACCGTCAAGCAGCGCAACAAGCTGCTCGCCGAGATGACCGACGAGGTCGGCTCGCTGGTGCTGCGCAACAACTACGCGCAGAACACCGCGCTCGCCAACGGCGCGGCGCAGGCCCCCAGCCTGCTCCACGCGCAGCAGCGCTTCATGCGCCGCCTGGAGCGCGAAGGGCTGCTCAACCGGGAGCTGGAGTTCCTGCCCACCGACCGGCAGATCCGTGAACTGCTGAGCAACGGCAGGGGCCTGACCCAGCCGGAGCTGGCCGTCCTGTTCGCCTACACCAAGATCACGGTGGCGGCCGAGCTCATCCACACCGAGCTGCCGGACGACCCGTACCTGCGCCGCCTGCTCTTCGCGTACTTCCCGGCCGCCCTGCGGGAGAAGTTCCCCGAGCAGGTCGACGGGCACGCGCTGCGCCGGGAGATCACCACCACGCTGCTGGTCAACGACACCGTCAACACGGGTGGTTCGACCTTCCTGCACCGCCTGCGCGAGGAGACCGGAGCCTCCACGGAGGAGATCGTCCGGGCGCAGCTCGCGGCCCGCGAGATCTTCGGCCTGGCCGAGGTGTGGGACGACGTCGAGGCCCTCGACAACAAGGTCGCGGCCAGTGTCCAGACCCGGATCCGGCTGCACTCGCGGCGCCTGGTCGAGCGCGGTACGCGCTGGCTGCTGAACAACCGGCCGCAGCCGCTCCAGATCACCGAGACCATCGACTTCTTCGCGGAGCGGGTCGCGCACGTCTGGGCGGAGCTGCCGAAGCTGGTGCGCGGCGCCGACCTCGAGTGGTACCAGTCGATCATGGACGAGCTGATCGGCGAGGGCGTGCCGGAGGAACTGGCGGCCAAGGTGGCCGGCTTCTCCTCCGCCTTCCCGACGCTCGACGTCGTCGCGATCGCGGACCGCACCGGGGTGGCCCCGCTGGACGTCGCCGAGGTCTACTACGACCTCGCCGACCGCCTGGACATCACCCAGCTGATGGACCGGATCATCGAGCTGCCGCGGTCCGACCGCTGGCAGTCGATGGCCCGCGCCTCCATCCGCGAGGACCTGTTCGCGGCGCACGGGGCCCTGACCGCCGACGTGCTGTCGGTGGGCAACGGCAGCTCGACTCCCGAGGAGCGCTTCAAGGCCTGGGAGGAGAAGAACGCGGCGATCATCGGCCGGGCCCGGACGACCCTGGACGAGATCCGCGGCTCGGACGACTTCGACCTGGCGAACCTGTCGGTGGCGATGCGGACGATGCGTTCGCTGCTGCGCGCGCACACCTGA
- a CDS encoding ABC transporter ATP-binding protein has protein sequence MADTSTTSTKTPTVIADEVHVVYKVHGGGRKGGATAALSRIFSRKPAPGIREVHAVRGVSFTAYKGEAIGLIGSNGSGKSTLLKAIAGLQPVARGAVYSHGQPSLLGVNAALMNDLTGERNVVLGGLAMGMSREQIKERYQDIVDFSGINEKGDFISLPMRTYSSGMGARLRFSIAAAKDHDVLMIDEALATGDAAFQRRSQDRIEELRERAGTVFLVSHGINTVRETCDRAIWLEAGVLRMDGPASEVCDAYEAFSSGR, from the coding sequence GTGGCTGACACTTCGACCACTTCGACGAAGACCCCCACCGTGATCGCCGACGAGGTCCACGTCGTCTACAAGGTCCACGGAGGCGGCCGCAAGGGCGGCGCCACCGCCGCCCTCAGCCGGATCTTCTCCCGCAAGCCCGCCCCCGGCATCCGTGAGGTCCACGCCGTCAGGGGCGTCAGCTTCACCGCGTACAAGGGCGAGGCCATCGGCCTCATCGGCTCCAACGGCTCGGGCAAGTCCACGCTGCTCAAAGCCATCGCCGGCCTCCAGCCGGTGGCCCGGGGCGCGGTCTACTCGCACGGCCAGCCGTCCCTGCTCGGCGTGAACGCCGCGCTGATGAACGACCTGACCGGCGAGCGCAACGTCGTACTCGGCGGCCTCGCCATGGGCATGAGCCGCGAGCAGATCAAGGAGCGCTACCAGGACATCGTCGACTTCTCCGGCATCAACGAGAAGGGCGACTTCATCTCCCTGCCCATGCGCACGTACTCCTCCGGCATGGGCGCCCGGCTCCGGTTCTCCATCGCCGCCGCCAAGGACCACGACGTCCTGATGATCGACGAGGCCCTGGCCACCGGCGACGCCGCCTTCCAGCGGCGCAGCCAGGACCGCATCGAGGAACTCCGCGAACGCGCCGGCACCGTGTTCCTCGTCAGCCACGGCATCAACACGGTCCGCGAGACCTGCGACCGCGCGATCTGGCTGGAAGCGGGCGTCCTGCGCATGGACGGCCCCGCGTCGGAGGTCTGCGACGCGTACGAGGCCTTCTCCTCGGGCCGCTGA
- a CDS encoding ABC transporter permease, whose protein sequence is MTTATAPPTAPPTPAELAAAHGLTLSGARPSLPRYIAELWDRRHFVTAYATARMQATYSTAKLGQVWHLVTPLLNAAVYYFIFGLVMRASHDVPDYVPFLITGVFVWDFIGSSINAGTRAVHSNLGLVRALHFPRASLPLSTVIQLFQQLLVTMGALVILLLAFGQTPSLSWFLALPTLLLTAVFAAGCAMVMARIGSKSPDVSQLMPFVLRTWMYSSGVMWSIDQMLKTDQLPHWVSMLLKLNPAAVYIDLMRFSLIDSFTAHSLPQHVWPIAIGWALLAGAGGFVYFWKAEEEYGRG, encoded by the coding sequence GTGACCACCGCGACCGCACCCCCGACCGCCCCGCCGACCCCGGCGGAACTGGCGGCCGCCCACGGCCTGACCCTCAGCGGCGCCCGCCCCTCCCTCCCCCGCTACATCGCGGAGCTCTGGGACCGGCGCCACTTCGTGACGGCGTACGCCACCGCCCGCATGCAGGCCACGTACAGCACGGCGAAGCTCGGCCAGGTCTGGCACCTGGTGACCCCGTTGCTCAACGCGGCGGTCTACTACTTCATCTTCGGCCTCGTCATGCGGGCCAGCCACGACGTGCCCGACTACGTGCCGTTCCTGATCACCGGCGTCTTCGTCTGGGACTTCATCGGCAGCTCCATCAACGCCGGCACCCGTGCCGTCCACAGCAACCTCGGCCTGGTCCGCGCCCTGCACTTCCCCCGCGCGAGCCTGCCGCTCTCCACCGTCATCCAGCTCTTCCAGCAGCTGCTCGTCACCATGGGCGCCCTGGTCATCCTGCTGCTCGCCTTCGGCCAGACGCCGAGCCTCTCCTGGTTCCTGGCCCTCCCGACGCTGCTGCTGACAGCCGTCTTCGCGGCCGGCTGCGCCATGGTCATGGCCCGCATCGGCAGCAAGAGCCCCGACGTCAGCCAGCTGATGCCGTTCGTCCTGCGCACCTGGATGTACTCCTCGGGCGTCATGTGGTCCATCGACCAGATGCTCAAGACCGACCAACTGCCGCACTGGGTGTCGATGCTGCTCAAGCTCAACCCGGCGGCCGTCTACATCGACCTGATGCGCTTCTCCCTGATCGACAGCTTCACGGCGCACTCGCTCCCGCAGCACGTGTGGCCGATCGCCATCGGCTGGGCCCTGCTCGCCGGGGCCGGCGGATTCGTCTACTTCTGGAAGGCCGAGGAGGAGTACGGCCGTGGCTGA
- a CDS encoding TetR/AcrR family transcriptional regulator: MTTDPAATPARRAPAGAAVLREDVTEAIREAVVEELAAVGFSRMSIEGIARRAGVGKTAVYRRWKSKLHLVLDLVGAFAVDGLPVPATGSLYGDVRALLEVMSHVLRHPVASAVIPDLLVEAARNPEIADAVRGALLDGQRRMAEGIVSDAVARGELPADISPDHALDLLIGPLYWRQVVVRDAVTSAHLNTLAHQVVAGLKAGSGPA, encoded by the coding sequence ATGACCACCGACCCTGCCGCCACCCCAGCCCGCCGTGCCCCCGCCGGGGCCGCCGTCCTGCGTGAGGACGTGACCGAGGCGATCAGGGAGGCGGTGGTGGAGGAGCTGGCCGCGGTCGGCTTCTCCCGGATGTCCATCGAGGGCATCGCGCGCCGGGCGGGCGTCGGGAAGACCGCGGTCTACCGGCGGTGGAAGTCGAAGCTGCACCTGGTGCTGGACCTGGTCGGCGCCTTCGCGGTGGACGGGCTGCCGGTGCCGGCGACGGGCTCGCTGTACGGAGACGTACGGGCCCTGCTGGAGGTCATGTCACACGTACTGCGGCACCCGGTGGCCTCGGCGGTGATCCCCGACCTGTTGGTCGAGGCGGCCCGCAACCCGGAGATCGCGGACGCGGTGCGCGGCGCGCTGCTGGACGGGCAGCGGCGGATGGCCGAGGGGATCGTCTCGGACGCGGTCGCCCGCGGTGAACTCCCTGCGGACATCAGCCCGGACCACGCCCTGGACCTGCTGATCGGCCCGCTCTACTGGCGCCAGGTGGTCGTCCGGGATGCGGTGACGTCCGCCCACCTGAACACCCTGGCGCACCAGGTGGTGGCGGGCCTGAAGGCGGGCTCGGGCCCTGCCTGA
- a CDS encoding bifunctional glycosyltransferase/CDP-glycerol:glycerophosphate glycerophosphotransferase, with protein MPAPTPGCAVPRFSVIVPAYKVQAYLQESLDSVLTQSYPDLELIAVDDASPDACGSIIDEYAARDPRVTAVHLAHNLGLGPARNAGLARATGDYLVFLDGDDTLAPGALQAITDRLKATGSPDVLVYDYARTFWTGELVRNRLSHRLSEEGPASFRLADRPALLGMLMVVWNKAYRREYVEREGFEFPPGFYEDTPWTYPALLAAESVAVLDRVCVHYRQRRTGSILTTSSRRHLDIFEQYDRVFGYLAGRPELERWRPAVHRRMAEHFCALYADPRRLPRGSRAEFFSRASALLRRYRAPGARPLSLSRTDRIRHLLMRLGVRRTYRLLSALRSCGLSTGRGASALGRGLRETALRLHYRVQRLLPLRPELAVFSAYWHGGYACNPAAIEAKLRELAPRMRTAWICDPAHAATLPRETKALRPGSAAYWTALARASYLVTNVNFERTLVKRPGQIVVQTQHGTPLKRVGLDLQDRPAATPTTDFAGLLRGADQWDYLLSANRHSTLVWEKAIPSSYTTLEYGYPRNDVFHRATQADVLELRERLGIPAGSTAILYAPTHRDYRRSRPDHLDFERVLRDLGPRFTILTRTHLTYADAPSPVEAHSRLLDVSSHPSVEELCLASDALVTDYSSLMFDYAALDRPIVIHADDWEAYEAARGTYFDLRSCPPGAIARTEDELVDIFATGHWQGSRSAQLRASFRARFCSYDDGHAAERVVRRIFLGQSTPIPAITPLQDRRPTPAAPAPTPEPTLTPAWP; from the coding sequence ATGCCCGCGCCGACCCCTGGATGTGCCGTGCCCCGGTTCAGCGTCATCGTGCCCGCGTACAAGGTCCAGGCGTACCTCCAGGAGAGTCTGGACTCGGTCCTGACGCAGTCGTACCCGGATCTGGAACTGATCGCGGTCGACGACGCCTCCCCGGACGCCTGCGGCTCGATCATCGACGAGTACGCGGCCCGGGACCCTCGCGTGACCGCCGTGCACCTGGCGCACAACCTGGGGCTGGGCCCGGCCCGCAACGCGGGCCTGGCCCGGGCCACCGGCGACTACCTGGTCTTCCTCGACGGTGACGACACCCTGGCCCCCGGCGCCCTCCAGGCCATCACCGACCGGCTGAAGGCCACCGGCTCACCCGACGTCCTGGTCTACGACTACGCGCGCACCTTCTGGACCGGCGAGCTCGTGCGCAACCGCCTCTCGCACCGGCTCTCCGAGGAGGGCCCTGCCAGCTTCCGCCTCGCCGACCGGCCGGCCCTGCTCGGCATGCTGATGGTGGTGTGGAACAAGGCGTACCGCCGCGAGTACGTGGAGCGCGAGGGCTTCGAGTTCCCGCCCGGCTTCTACGAGGACACCCCCTGGACCTACCCGGCGCTGCTGGCCGCGGAGTCCGTCGCCGTCCTGGACCGGGTCTGCGTCCACTACCGCCAGCGCCGCACCGGCTCGATCCTGACCACCTCCAGCCGCCGCCACCTCGACATCTTCGAGCAGTACGACCGGGTCTTCGGCTATCTCGCAGGCCGCCCCGAGCTGGAGCGCTGGCGCCCCGCCGTGCACCGGCGGATGGCCGAGCACTTCTGCGCCCTGTACGCCGACCCGCGCCGCCTCCCGCGCGGGAGCCGGGCCGAGTTCTTCAGCCGGGCCTCCGCCCTGCTGCGCCGCTACCGGGCCCCGGGGGCACGGCCGTTGTCCCTCTCCCGGACCGACCGGATCCGCCACCTCCTGATGCGGCTGGGGGTCCGGCGCACGTACCGGCTGCTGTCGGCGCTGCGTTCGTGCGGGCTGTCGACGGGCCGCGGCGCCTCCGCCCTGGGCCGGGGGCTGCGCGAAACGGCCCTCCGCCTCCACTACCGCGTCCAGCGCCTGCTGCCGCTGCGCCCGGAGCTCGCGGTCTTCTCCGCGTACTGGCACGGCGGTTACGCCTGCAACCCGGCGGCGATCGAGGCGAAGCTGCGGGAGCTGGCGCCCCGGATGCGCACGGCCTGGATCTGCGACCCCGCGCACGCGGCGACCCTCCCCAGGGAGACGAAGGCGCTGCGCCCGGGCTCGGCGGCGTACTGGACGGCCCTGGCCAGGGCCTCGTACCTGGTCACGAACGTCAACTTCGAGCGCACCCTGGTCAAGCGCCCGGGCCAGATCGTGGTCCAGACCCAGCACGGGACCCCGCTCAAGCGGGTCGGGCTCGACCTCCAGGACCGCCCGGCGGCCACACCGACCACGGATTTCGCGGGCCTGCTGCGCGGCGCCGACCAGTGGGACTACCTGCTCTCCGCGAACCGGCACTCCACCCTGGTCTGGGAGAAGGCGATCCCGTCCTCGTACACGACGCTGGAGTACGGCTACCCGCGCAACGACGTCTTCCACCGGGCCACCCAGGCGGACGTCCTCGAACTCCGCGAACGCCTGGGCATCCCGGCGGGCTCGACGGCGATCCTGTACGCGCCGACGCACCGCGACTACCGGCGCAGCCGGCCGGACCACCTGGACTTCGAGCGGGTCCTGCGCGACCTGGGCCCGCGCTTCACGATCCTCACCCGCACCCACCTCACGTACGCGGACGCGCCGTCACCCGTGGAGGCCCACTCCCGCCTCCTGGACGTCTCCTCCCACCCCTCGGTGGAGGAACTCTGCCTGGCCTCGGACGCGTTGGTGACGGACTACTCGTCCCTGATGTTCGACTACGCGGCGCTGGACCGGCCGATCGTGATCCACGCGGACGACTGGGAGGCGTACGAGGCGGCCCGGGGCACCTACTTCGACCTGCGCTCGTGCCCGCCGGGCGCGATCGCCCGGACCGAGGACGAACTGGTGGACATCTTCGCCACGGGCCACTGGCAGGGCTCGCGCTCGGCCCAGCTCCGGGCCTCGTTCCGCGCGCGCTTCTGCTCGTACGACGACGGCCACGCGGCGGAGCGCGTGGTGCGCCGGATCTTCCTGGGCCAGTCCACCCCGATCCCGGCGATCACCCCCCTGCAAGACCGCCGCCCCACGCCCGCGGCCCCCGCTCCGACCCCGGAACCGACCCTGACCCCCGCCTGGCCGTAG
- a CDS encoding carbohydrate ABC transporter permease, with product MSAPVNARVSAPAKAPKSTPAAPGARGGRLAARVAGGAVRVFLVAAALFWLLPTLGLLISSFLSPTDLNKGGWWQILTAPSRLTSGNYERLLANDTITGSLLNTVAIAVPTTLLVLVLGSLAGYAFAWLEFPGRDWLFLVVVGLLVVPVQVALIPVSELFGAIGLFETTAGVVLFHTAFGLPFAVFLLRNFFAEIPRELLEAARLDGAGELRLFTRVVLPLGGPAIASLGIFQFLWVWNDMLVALVFADSANPPVTVALQQQVRQFGNNIDVLAPGAFLSMVVPLVVFFAFQRQFVSGVMAGAIK from the coding sequence ATGAGCGCTCCGGTGAACGCCCGGGTGAGCGCCCCGGCGAAGGCCCCGAAGAGCACCCCGGCGGCTCCCGGTGCGCGCGGCGGCCGGCTGGCGGCCCGCGTGGCGGGCGGAGCGGTGCGCGTGTTCCTGGTCGCGGCCGCGCTCTTCTGGCTGCTGCCCACCCTCGGTCTGCTGATCTCCTCCTTCCTCTCCCCCACCGACCTCAACAAGGGCGGCTGGTGGCAGATCCTGACCGCGCCCTCGCGGCTGACCTCCGGCAACTACGAGCGGCTGCTGGCGAACGACACGATCACCGGCTCGCTGCTGAACACCGTCGCGATCGCGGTCCCCACGACCCTGCTCGTCCTCGTGCTGGGCTCCTTGGCCGGTTACGCCTTCGCCTGGCTGGAGTTCCCCGGGCGGGACTGGCTCTTCCTGGTCGTCGTCGGGCTGCTGGTGGTCCCGGTCCAGGTGGCGCTGATCCCGGTCTCCGAACTCTTCGGTGCCATCGGGCTGTTCGAGACCACTGCGGGCGTGGTGCTCTTCCACACCGCCTTCGGGCTGCCGTTCGCCGTGTTCCTGCTGCGGAACTTCTTCGCGGAGATCCCGCGCGAGCTGCTGGAGGCGGCCCGTCTGGACGGGGCGGGCGAGCTGCGGCTGTTCACCCGGGTGGTGCTGCCGCTGGGCGGCCCGGCGATCGCCTCGCTCGGCATCTTCCAGTTCCTGTGGGTGTGGAACGACATGCTGGTGGCGCTGGTCTTCGCGGACTCCGCCAACCCGCCGGTGACGGTGGCGCTCCAGCAGCAGGTGCGGCAGTTCGGGAACAACATCGACGTGCTGGCGCCCGGCGCGTTCCTGTCGATGGTGGTTCCGCTCGTCGTCTTCTTCGCCTTCCAGCGGCAGTTCGTCTCGGGGGTGATGGCGGGGGCGATCAAGTAG